Proteins from a genomic interval of Zingiber officinale cultivar Zhangliang chromosome 2A, Zo_v1.1, whole genome shotgun sequence:
- the LOC122041960 gene encoding NADH dehydrogenase [ubiquinone] flavoprotein 1, mitochondrial-like — MLLARRGSAYLMNHGSVLKAEVVHRSNCWRLASVCRSFSTHAAPSGNTQPPSPPPPPPPPEKTHFGGLKDEDRIFTNLYCLHDPFLKGAMKRGDWYRTKDLVLKGSDWIVNEMKKSGLRGRGGAGFPSGLKWSFMPKTSDGRPSYLVVNADESEPGTCKDREIMRHDPHKLLEGCLIAGVGMRATAAYIYIRGEYVNERLALEKARKEAYQAGLLGKNACGSGYDFEVHIHFGAGAYICGEETALIESLEGKQGKPRLKPPFPANAGLYGCPTTVTNVETVAVSPTILRRGPEWFASFGRKNNSGTKLFCISGHVNKPCTVEEEMSIPLKELLERHCGGVRGGWDNLLAVIPGGSSVPLLPKHICDDVLMDYDALKAVQSGLGTAAVIVMDKSTDVVDAIARLSYFYKHESCGQCTPCREGTGWLWMIMERLKVGNAKLEEIDMLQEVTKQIEGHTICALGDAAAWPVQGLIRHFRPELERRIKERAQKELLEAAAA; from the coding sequence GCATATCTCATGAACCATGGTTCTGTACTTAAGGCTGAAGTGGTTCATCGTTCCAATTGTTGGAGGCTGGCTTCTGTCTGTAGGTCATTCAGCACCCATGCTGCCCCATCAGGAAATACTCAGCCTCCTTCCCCACCCCCACCCCCACCCCCACCTGAAAAAACCCATTTTGGTGGCCTGAAGGATGAAGATCGCATTTTCACTAATCTATATTGTCTGCATGATCCTTTCCTAAAAGGTGCCATGAAAAGGGGTGACTGGTATAGAACCAAGGATTTGGTACTCAAAGGTAGTGACTGGATTGTTAACGAAATGAAGAAATCTGGTTTGCGAGGTCGTGGAGGAGCCGGTTTTCCATCTGGTCTGAAGTGGTCTTTCATGCCCAAGACATCTGATGGTCGTCCTTCTTACCTTGTCGTTAATGCTGATGAAAGTGAACCTGGTACATGTAAAGACAGGGAAATCATGCGCCATGATCCTCATAAACTGCTGGAGGGATGCCTTATTGCTGGAGTTGGTATGAGAGCAACAGCTGCATACATCTACATTAGAGGGGAGTATGTAAATGAGCGGTTGGCACTTGAAAAGGCTAGAAAGGAAGCATACCAAGCTGGATTGCTGGGAAAGAATGCTTGTGGATCTGGATACGATTTTGAAGTACACATACATTTTGGTGCTGGGGCTTACATCTGTGGTGAAGAGACAGCATTGATAGAGAGTCTTGAAGGAAAACAGGGGAAACCACGACTGAAGCCTCCTTTCCCAGCCAATGCCGGACTGTATGGCTGTCCAACCACTGTAACCAATGTGGAAACTGTGGCTGTGTCTCCTACAATTTTACGCCGGGGGCCTGAATGGTTTGCAAGTTTTGGGAGGAAAAACAACTCTGGCACAAAACTATTCTGTATATCTGGTCATGTAAACAAACCTTGCACGGTAGAAGAAGAGATGAGCATCCCATTGAAGGAATTGCTAGAAAGGCACTGTGGTGGTGTTAGAGGGGGTTGGGATAACCTATTAGCAGTTATCCCAGGAGGTTCTTCTGTTCCTCTTCTTCCAAAGCACATATGTGATGATGTCTTGATGGATTATGATGCTCTTAAAGCTGTTCAGTCTGGACTGGGTACTGCAGCTGTCATTGTAATGGACAAATCCACTGACGTTGTGGATGCAATAGCAAGACTGTCTTACTTCTATAAGCATGAAAGCTGTGGTCAGTGCACACCCTGCAGGGAGGGGACTGGATGGCTGTGGATGATTATGGAGAGGTTGAAGGTGGGGAACGCTAAGCTAGAGGAGATCGATATGCTCCAGGAAGTTACCAAGCAGATTGAAGGGCACACTATCTGCGCTTTGGGCGATGCTGCTGCTTGGCCAGTGCAGGGGCTTATTCGGCATTTTAGGCCAGAACTAGAAAGGAGAATCAAGGAGAGAGCACAGAAAGAGCTCTTGGAGGCAGCAGCTGCCTAA